The Toxorhynchites rutilus septentrionalis strain SRP chromosome 3, ASM2978413v1, whole genome shotgun sequence genome includes a region encoding these proteins:
- the LOC129780188 gene encoding nuclear receptor-binding factor 2-like, with protein MEKTPLNTAHFYARQADKLTKQKRFDDAIVSHRNAATNLEEAIRLIPKQTVTAVGIESLQLQLRHHLAQIKVLPIRKEIYLRELERLRREAEERERESRQEDSI; from the exons ATGGAGAAAACACCTTTAAATACA GCTCACTTCTACGCTAGACAAGCGGACAAGCTCACAAAACAAAAACGATTTGATGACGCTATCGTGAGTCATCGCAATGCGGCTACTAACTTAGAAGAAGCAATAAGATTAATACCGAAACAAACGGTAACAGCGGTTGGAATCGAATCACTTCAGCTGCAGCTTAGGCATCATCTGGCACAGATAAAGGTACTCCCGATTCGAAAGGAGATTTACCTACGCGAACTGGAGAGATTGAGAAGAGAAGCCGaagaaagggaaagggaaagcaGACAAGAAGACAGTATTTAA